The DNA region AGAACGCGGGCTGCAGTTGAAAATCGCTCCTGCAGACTTGATCAAGGCTTGTCGTGCAACCGTAGGCTCCATCGCCCGCGTTCCGCCGGAAGCTCCCCAGGACTAACGAATTTTAGTTTCACTGTTCATACCAAAAATGCCTCTCCCGAAAAAGGAGAGGCTTTTAATTTATTCAAGAACCAGCAGAGATTACTTCACAGTAACACTCTTGATTACGTTGCCCTGCTTTACCAGGTAAACACCGGAGTTAAATCTTACCTTCAAGGTTTCTATCAGGGACTCATTGTTTTCTGTTTCGAAGGTACTAAGGAACTTGCCCTGAACATCAAAGACATACTGCACATTGCTGCCTGCAGCCATCAGACGGACACTATGGATTGCATCTGTGCTGGAGCTGCTGGATTCAGAAACAATCGGTTCCACAGAAGAGCTGGATTCCTCAGGTGTTTCGGCACCTTCGATGTAAACCTTGGCATAGGGGAAATCGTATTCGCCCTTTGCGTTTGCACCGCTAGTACTACCGGCTTCGCCAAGAATCTTGGCTTCATGCAACTTACCCATTTCCAGGCCCAGCTCTTCCCACTTCTTGAAATGAGCGGAGATGTCAATGGTACCGCAATCACGTTTTGTCTTACGAACACTGAAATACTGTTTGAAGTAAGTGTTGTCGCCATCAATGGAATAAGAAGTTCGGTCGCCTTCATAAACAGTGTACTGAGCACCATCGATTTCAAACACACCATGTTTCTTGGCGGAGGCCCCCTGGGCAACCCAATCACCCGGCATCCAATCACTGCCGGTATTGTCTACAATGTACCATTCCACCAGCGGTTCGCGGGTCCAACCGTAAATACCGATGTAGGAATAGTCGATGCCAGAAAGGTTATTCTTCACCAGCTTAAAGTCAGCCTTCATGTGACCGAGTTCTTCATGAGTCTTGTCGCTGTTGAAGGAAAGACCAGATCGGCAAAGGTAATCCTTTGCGCCAGTCATCTGACAGTTGAAGGAACCATCATCATAGAATGTAGCGGAACCACCGTTGCCGCCTTCATTCCAAAGTTCATAACCAATTCCATTAGTGAAGCTGCCCACGACATTTTTTGAAGTTTCGATTTTTGTACCACTATGGGTTGTGGTATTGCAGAAATCCTGGGTCTGAGCGAACGTTGTAGTAGCCATGGCGCAAGCAGCAGCCAAGCCAAATTTGATAATAGACTTCATAGACACATCCTTTTGGCTACTAATTTACAACAATCGGAAAGCTTTTGGGTCCAATGCTCCCGCCACATTATTCCAATTTGGAATACCTATGGGCTATAGATAGCCGTAAGTTTTCCGCTTTCGGATGATGAAGAATATGGTCATGGTCAATGCGGCAAGTTCCGTACCCCAGCAGGCAAACCAGATGCCATTCAAGCCAAAAAGCAAGGGGAACAGTAACACTGAACCCGCTTCAAAAATAACGGAGCGACTCGTTGAAATGGTTGCCGAAATAAAGCCATTATTCAAAGCCGTGAATAACGAGGAGCCAAAAATATTGAATCCAGAAATCAAGAAAGTAAAACAGACTATGCGAAAAGCATAAACGGTCATGTTGCAAAGAACATCATCGTAGCCAACAAAAATCCGGGAAAGCAAGGGGGCAGACAATTGAGCAATAGCAAAGAGGAGCAAGCCTGAGCAACCTATAATTACGGCGCAGCGTTTTAGAAGGCTACGGAGTTCATCCTTATTGCGGGCCCCAAAGTGATAAGAAATCACCGGAGCCACACCACTACTAAATCCAATGAATAGCGCAAAGAAAATAAAGGTCACGTACATGATGACGCTGAAGGCTGCAACGCCATTTTCGCCGGCGTAGCGCAGCAACTGGAAATTATAAAGCAAGGTCACCACGGACGATGTGATTCCCGACAGCATTTCGGAACAGCCGTTAAAGCTAGCCTTCAAAAGGGCATGCGGTTTCCAACTGGTTCTACCCAACTGCAACGTACTGGAATTTTTCCTAGCGAAATAAAACAGAGGAATCAAGCCACCAATGGCAAATCCAATGTCCGTTGCAAGGGCTGCTCCAAACAACCCCATGCCCAGCAGGCCAATGAGCACCCAGTCCAGAACCATATTGGCAACGCCCGCGCCCACCGTCACATAGAAACCCAACTGAGGCTTTTCTGCAGTAATGAAAAGGGACTGGAACAGCATCTGCATAATAAAGGCAGGTAGACCAATGAGACAAACCTGACCGTAAAACACACTTTCGGTAAGAAGGCCACCCTCTGCACCCAACAACCTCATGATAGGTTCCATCAGAAACCAGGTTGCCCCCAGAAGGACAAAGCCCAAGACAACAACCACATAGACAATGAGGGAGAAATATTCGTTCGCACGCTGCTTGCGGCCTCGCCCTTGAGCGGCGGCAATGAGGGCGCTTCCGCCCGTACCGAACATCATTCCCACTGCGGCAAGCATCATAATCACAGGCCAGGCCATGTTCACAGCAGCCAAAGGTTGCTTTCCTGCGTAATTAGATACAAAATAACCATCCACTACGCTATAGATGGAAGTAAACACCATCATGGCAATAGATGGCAGCGTAAAGCGCAAAAGCCTGGAATAATCAAAATGATCGGACAGCTGGATTTGCATGGAGGCCAAATATAGTTTATATTCAAGGCATGTTCAAGAAATTCGGAATACCATTTGTTACAGTCGCAGCGGCATGCGCAATCCTCACTTCTTGTTCCTCTGACTCGAACAGCGCGGCCCCTGCAGACAATCCGCAAGACTCCAGCATTGTAACACCCGAAAGTTCCAGTTCTGTTACTGAAATTGTGGAAAGTTCTTCCTCCAGTGTCGTCGCGGACAGTTCCTCTAGTGTCGCCCCCGACGACGATCCAATCGTTCCGAGCAGTTCCTCGGGAGTCATTCCGAGCTGTTCCTCAAGCGCCATCCCGGGCAGCTCTTCAAGTGTCATCCCGAGCAACAGCGAGGGATCTTGCAATTCCGAAGCAACACCAACAAGTAGCACAACCGTCGAAGAGTATTCCAGCAGTTCTGTTGCAGCCACCGATGACTCTCCGAGCGACACTCCCGCAGACCCCGCCGCCTTCTGGTCAGATGACTTCCAGGGCGACGCTCTTGATCTGAACACCTGGAGTTACGAAATCGGTACCGGCGAATGGGGCTGGGGCAATAACGAACAGCAGTACTACACCGACCGCGCCGAAAACATTTACGTGAAAGACGGCTACCTTCACATCCGTGCCGCATTGGAAACCGACGCAGCCGCCATCGCAAACAATTTCGGTGGCAAGAAATACACCTCTGCCCGCATTGTCACCAAGGGAAAATTTGACTTCGCCTACGGTACCATTGAAGCCCGCATTGCGTTACCTGTGGGTAAAGGCATCTGGCCCGCCTTCTGGATGCTTGGCGCCAACATCGATGACGCAAGCTGGCCCCTCTGCGGCGAAGTGGACATCATCGAAGCCGTCAACGACGAAAGTGTGGTGTACGGCACCCATCACTGGTCCCACGAAGGCCAACATGCGGAATACGGCAACAGCACCAGGGAATACTACGGCACCACCTACCCCATGGACATCACCGAATTCCACATCTACAAGACTGTATGGAACGAAAAATCCATCGCCATGTACGTGGATGATTTCAAGTATCAGGAAATCGGTATCGAAGATGCCTCTGGCGAAATGGGAACGTTCCACAAGAACTTCTTCTTTATTTTGAACGTAGCCGTAGGCGGTCAATGGCCCGGCTTCGACATTGACGAAGCCCAGTTCCCCAACGAAATGATTGTGGACTATATTAGAGTTTATAAGAATTAAAATAGGTTTTTATGGCAATTTACCAATTCGTAGCAGAGTTAAAGAATTTCAAGCCTCGCATGTGGAGGCGCTTTGTTGCTTCAAGCGACATGAAGCTTTCACACTTCGCATACGCAATCATGCACATGTTCGGCTGCCAATACGAACATTTGTTTTCTTTAGTAGTTGAAAAAGACAAAAACGAAATAAAATCAGTCAGAGAAAACAACATTATTGACGTGAAGAACCTGTTCAAAAGATTCAAGAGTCAGAAGAACGCCCACGAAGCATTGAACTTGATGCTTAATTCCGATTATCTTTCCATGTTCAGCAAGGAAACCTATTACGAGCTCCCCAACGAGGAACTTTCACGAGAGTTCAAAGACATCCGAAACTTCAAGGTCGCCGAAGTATTCAAGAATGTCAAGGACAAGGCCCGACTGGATTACGACTTCGGTGACGGTTGGGAATTCAAAATTGTTCTGGAAAAAATTCTTGACGAAGACTCCTATGCAAAAGAGGACCTCCCCCTTGTTCTGAAAGGAAAAATTAGAGGAATCATCGAAGATTGCGGAGGCCCATGGGCACTGCAAGATCTCGTAGAAAAATTCCCTAAAACTAACGAAGCTACAGTAGACCTTAGCGATGCCTATCTAAGCGAAGATGAACTGGATTGGTTCGGTGAGGATCTAGAAGACATTTTGGATTTCGATGTTGACGAGGTAAACGGAGGAATCCTTGACGCCATCGAATGCCAAGAGGACTGTTACGAGTCGCAGCTAGAGTAACGGGAAATTTTTTCCCTCAATATCAATTTACGCAAACAGACAATCCGAAGTAAGTTTCACTGGCAGCGACTCCGTGTACTGATTTTTCTTCACGGGACCTGCTGTAATGAGCGTCTTGAATATGCCCTTACGAGATCCTATTTCATTGGCGAACGCGGCAAAACGACGTTCAATTTTTTGGAACTCAACTTCGCTAAGGCTATAATCCGTTTCAGAATACTTTATTTCGCACAAGTTAATCATTCCGTCGGCACGGTCAATAATCAAGTCGATCTGGGCGCGATTTTCAGCATCCTTGCTACGCCAGGAATACTGTTGTGTGGAGATTCCGGCAATCTTGAGAGCCGCCTTTATCTGTACCACATGAAGCAGGCAGACCTTTTCAAAAGCCATGCCCAGCCACGTGTTCACAACAGGAGTGTTGATGTGATTCTCCCAATAACGTGTGTCGCCCTTCGCCTTGCCTTCAAAATACAGATGGAACAAAGTAAACGGATCTACAAGCTGATAGATTCCCCCGTTTTCCTTAACCACTTTCTTTTCCCTAATCATGAACTTGCGAACAAAGCCACACTCTTCCAAATTCTGGAGTTGTTCCGAAAGTGTTCCGCCTTTTTCGCTTTTCGTTTCTGCAATGATTTCCTTGCGGGTCAAGCCTTCCTTTTTCCGTGCAAGAATTTCTACAAGGCGCATGTAGGGGGCGGCAGAGCTGAACAATGTTTTGAAAAGGCGTTTGTATTCGCGGCGCATCTCGCCGTTTTCTGCAAAGTAAAGACGGTCGATGTTTTGTGCAAGACTTTCGGATTCGTCAAGCAAGCTAAGATAATAGGCCACTCCACCAGTAAACATATAAGTTTGCAAAACCAGCAGTCGGGACCATGCAAAATTTCTTGACTGCAAATACTCAGCGGTCTCCTGAAGAGTAAACGGTTTCAATTTGATTTCATGGGTAATCCGGTTATGCAGCCCGCCCTTGCTGTCGATCAGGTTCTTGACCATCCATGATGTTGCAGAACCGCAAACAATCAGTTTGAAATTATCCTGGTTAGATGCCCAGCTGTTCCAAAAATGTCCAAGTGCATTGACAAAGCCCGAACCCTGCGTATCTAGACTAGGAATTTCATCAATGAAAACGATACATGGCTCACCAGAAGAAACCTTGTGCATTAAAAACTTGCGAAGCACCGTAAAAGCAGCCATCCAGTTTTCAGGTCGTTCTTTGCATTCAAACCCGAACAAATCCAGCGCATCCACAAAAGCGCCCATCTGTTCTTCCTTGCTTCCGTCAAGAACGCCTGTCATGGCAAAGGTAAATCGCCCCTTGAAAACCTGATTCACCAGGAACGTTTTGCCCACTCGACGTCGCCCATAGAGGGCAATAAACTCGGCGTTTGCAGAGGCAACATAGCGTTCCAGTAGTTCAATTTCAGCATTTCTTCCAATAAGACTCATGACTATAATTTACATAAATTTTCGCCAAAAGTCATCAAAAAGCAGAGTTTCGGCGAAAAACACGCACGATTTTCGCCAAAAGTCATTAAAAAGCAGAGTTTTGGCGAAAAATATCTCATTTTTTTAGCAAATTTGCCTACAATTTCAAAAATTTCCAGTTAGGCTCTAACGCCGGGCGATGCAAAACGGTCCCATCAGGCAAAAGCATATCCTCATTGTACATCATGTAAAAATCGATGTAATCGTATTTCTGGGCCTTTTCAATTTGGTTCCAGACATCTGCAGTTAAACGTCCCCAATGGCGCCAGGTTGTTGTATACACATACTGCGTTCCAGAATCCAATTCGATAACGGGCGCACCCAATTCGCCATACTGATGATAATCCCCATCAAATTTAATCCTGTTGCGAATAAGTTCAGAAACAACGAAAGACTCTATCTCATCTAAATTCGCTGGACTTTCTACAGCAAAGTCTTCCTCAACGGGCTTTTTCCAATACAAAATTTTCATAAGGTCTCCATACCCATTTGCAGTCCCTGAAATGTAACCGTAGAGATGGCGCAACCATCATTATCCCCAAATTTTTGAAACCTTTTTGATATTGGGCAGTTCCCGAGACTTTCTATTCAATATTTTGGAAACGTTATCGTCAACCACATCGAAATCACGACGCCATTCATCCAATTCATCCGCATAAGATTTTCCAAGCAAAACGTTAATCAAGGCCCACTCCTGAAACCCAAGTTCCATTTGAGCATTCACAGACATGATAATTTGATCTTTTGTGGTTATTTTAGCCGACAAAATCTTAACTCCTTACATTTACTTACTAAAGGTAAGACAATCTGCCACGGGAAACAAGGGGGGGGGCAACGATGTTTCCTTGATATTCGCCGCCAAAGCCCTAGCGTTTTTTTTACTATATTATGGAATGACGTGGCACTTTAAATGCAGTGCTGCAACGTATAGGCCCGTAAGGGAATTCTATAAAGTCGGGGTCTTATACAGGGTTCGTCCTTGAGACTTGGGCGGCTGTTTTTTTGACGAGTTTCCCCTGAAAAACTCGTTTTTTTTATTTCATGTCATCTAAGATTTATCCAGGCATCAAAATAGCCCATATAAAACTGAATACCGGCACGAAGAAGCCCTCCTGGTCACCATTTCTGATGACCGGGAGGGCATGTTCTTATTTCAGTTTTGATTTTATTTCTGTTTTAACTTCATCAAGGTCGCAACATGTCAGTATCGGAATCAGACTGTTAATTTCTTCAATGGTTTTATCCCACCATTTCCATTCAAGCAACAGATGAATCAATTCATCATCAAATCTCTTACGTATAGGTTTCGCAGGATTTCCTGCAACAATCGTATAAGGTTCCACATTGCTTCCAACTACGCTCTTTGCGCCGATGATGGCTCCATCACCGATATGTACTCCCGGAAGGATGGTCGCATCCTGCCCGATCCAGACATCATTCCCTATAACAGTATCTCCCTTAAACGGCATATCATTCGGATTTGGAGCCTCCATGTCCCAGCCTTCAAGTGTATAAAACGGAAAAGTAGATACCGCACTCATCTGGTGGTTTGCGTCATTCATCATAAACTCTGCACCTGATGCAATTTGGCAGAACTTGCCGATAATCAGTTTGTCTCTGCTCCACGGGTAGAAGTTCGTCACATGACTCTCAAATTCAGAATCAGCAATATAAGAAAACTCGCCAACAATAATATTCGGATTCTTAATTGTTGGTCTCACATATATTTCTTTCTCATAACCGGCGATAGGATGCACGGTATTCGGATTTGGCTCTTTTCCGTTTTTCATTACGCATTCCTCACAAAAAACAATTACAGGACAAGCCCATCTTGATCTTTATGTCTTTTTCTCTGTTTTATTAAAAAGGCTGCTATTTGATCATTTCCTTCCAAAACAGATTGATTCAAAGCATTTAAGAAATCGTCAAACTTCACCTCTTCACGCAGTTCCAGAGACTCTTTACCTTTCCCAATATTGCGTTCAATCCAAAAGCCCGTCGGAATCAT from Fibrobacter sp. includes:
- a CDS encoding glycoside hydrolase family 11 protein, which encodes MKSIIKFGLAAACAMATTTFAQTQDFCNTTTHSGTKIETSKNVVGSFTNGIGYELWNEGGNGGSATFYDDGSFNCQMTGAKDYLCRSGLSFNSDKTHEELGHMKADFKLVKNNLSGIDYSYIGIYGWTREPLVEWYIVDNTGSDWMPGDWVAQGASAKKHGVFEIDGAQYTVYEGDRTSYSIDGDNTYFKQYFSVRKTKRDCGTIDISAHFKKWEELGLEMGKLHEAKILGEAGSTSGANAKGEYDFPYAKVYIEGAETPEESSSSVEPIVSESSSSSTDAIHSVRLMAAGSNVQYVFDVQGKFLSTFETENNESLIETLKVRFNSGVYLVKQGNVIKSVTVK
- a CDS encoding MATE family efflux transporter; amino-acid sequence: MQIQLSDHFDYSRLLRFTLPSIAMMVFTSIYSVVDGYFVSNYAGKQPLAAVNMAWPVIMMLAAVGMMFGTGGSALIAAAQGRGRKQRANEYFSLIVYVVVVLGFVLLGATWFLMEPIMRLLGAEGGLLTESVFYGQVCLIGLPAFIMQMLFQSLFITAEKPQLGFYVTVGAGVANMVLDWVLIGLLGMGLFGAALATDIGFAIGGLIPLFYFARKNSSTLQLGRTSWKPHALLKASFNGCSEMLSGITSSVVTLLYNFQLLRYAGENGVAAFSVIMYVTFIFFALFIGFSSGVAPVISYHFGARNKDELRSLLKRCAVIIGCSGLLLFAIAQLSAPLLSRIFVGYDDVLCNMTVYAFRIVCFTFLISGFNIFGSSLFTALNNGFISATISTSRSVIFEAGSVLLFPLLFGLNGIWFACWGTELAALTMTIFFIIRKRKTYGYL
- a CDS encoding glycoside hydrolase family 16 protein, translating into MFKKFGIPFVTVAAACAILTSCSSDSNSAAPADNPQDSSIVTPESSSSVTEIVESSSSSVVADSSSSVAPDDDPIVPSSSSGVIPSCSSSAIPGSSSSVIPSNSEGSCNSEATPTSSTTVEEYSSSSVAATDDSPSDTPADPAAFWSDDFQGDALDLNTWSYEIGTGEWGWGNNEQQYYTDRAENIYVKDGYLHIRAALETDAAAIANNFGGKKYTSARIVTKGKFDFAYGTIEARIALPVGKGIWPAFWMLGANIDDASWPLCGEVDIIEAVNDESVVYGTHHWSHEGQHAEYGNSTREYYGTTYPMDITEFHIYKTVWNEKSIAMYVDDFKYQEIGIEDASGEMGTFHKNFFFILNVAVGGQWPGFDIDEAQFPNEMIVDYIRVYKN
- a CDS encoding plasmid pRiA4b ORF-3 family protein, with the translated sequence MAIYQFVAELKNFKPRMWRRFVASSDMKLSHFAYAIMHMFGCQYEHLFSLVVEKDKNEIKSVRENNIIDVKNLFKRFKSQKNAHEALNLMLNSDYLSMFSKETYYELPNEELSREFKDIRNFKVAEVFKNVKDKARLDYDFGDGWEFKIVLEKILDEDSYAKEDLPLVLKGKIRGIIEDCGGPWALQDLVEKFPKTNEATVDLSDAYLSEDELDWFGEDLEDILDFDVDEVNGGILDAIECQEDCYESQLE
- a CDS encoding AAA family ATPase, with the translated sequence MSLIGRNAEIELLERYVASANAEFIALYGRRRVGKTFLVNQVFKGRFTFAMTGVLDGSKEEQMGAFVDALDLFGFECKERPENWMAAFTVLRKFLMHKVSSGEPCIVFIDEIPSLDTQGSGFVNALGHFWNSWASNQDNFKLIVCGSATSWMVKNLIDSKGGLHNRITHEIKLKPFTLQETAEYLQSRNFAWSRLLVLQTYMFTGGVAYYLSLLDESESLAQNIDRLYFAENGEMRREYKRLFKTLFSSAAPYMRLVEILARKKEGLTRKEIIAETKSEKGGTLSEQLQNLEECGFVRKFMIREKKVVKENGGIYQLVDPFTLFHLYFEGKAKGDTRYWENHINTPVVNTWLGMAFEKVCLLHVVQIKAALKIAGISTQQYSWRSKDAENRAQIDLIIDRADGMINLCEIKYSETDYSLSEVEFQKIERRFAAFANEIGSRKGIFKTLITAGPVKKNQYTESLPVKLTSDCLFA
- a CDS encoding CatB-related O-acetyltransferase; protein product: MKNGKEPNPNTVHPIAGYEKEIYVRPTIKNPNIIVGEFSYIADSEFESHVTNFYPWSRDKLIIGKFCQIASGAEFMMNDANHQMSAVSTFPFYTLEGWDMEAPNPNDMPFKGDTVIGNDVWIGQDATILPGVHIGDGAIIGAKSVVGSNVEPYTIVAGNPAKPIRKRFDDELIHLLLEWKWWDKTIEEINSLIPILTCCDLDEVKTEIKSKLK